A DNA window from Mycolicibacter hiberniae contains the following coding sequences:
- the tkt gene encoding transketolase gives MTTAAEISALTRPHHPGDWAEIDSLAVDTARVLAADAVQKVGNGHPGTAMSLAPLAYTLFQRVMRHDPADTAWLGRDRFVLSCGHSSLTLYIQLYLGGFGLELADIEALRTWGSKTPGHPEFRHTKGVEITTGPLGQGLASAVGMAMAARYERGLFDPDAEPGTSPFDHFVYVIASDGDVQEGVTSEASSLAGVQQLGNLIVFYDHNKISIEDDTAIAFCEDTAARYRSYGWHVQEVEGGENVTGIEEAIAAAKAVTDKPSFISLRTIIGFPSPGKMNTGTIHGSALGADEVAATKTALGFDPDKSFDVREDVLTHTRQLVGRGKQAHAEWQEQFEAWAAREPERKALLDRLLAGQLPEGWDAELPSWEPGSKAVATRAASGKVLNALGPKLPELWGGSADLAGSNNTTMDGVKSFGPASISTGEYTADPYGRTLHFGIREHAMGAILSGIVLHGPTRAYGGTFLQFSDYMRPAVRLAALMDIDPIYVWTHDSIGLGEDGPTHQPIEHLAALRAIPRLSVVRPADANETAYAWRTVLARGADSGPVGLILTRQNVPILEGTDAEGVARGGYVLGGLDAETDEPDVLLIATGSEVQLAVEAQKLLADKDIIARVVSMTCLEWFESQPADYRDAVLPPSVSARVAVEAGIAQCWHKIVGDTGEIVSIEHYGESADYQTLFREFGLTAEAVVAAAERTLEN, from the coding sequence GTGACCACTGCTGCAGAGATCTCCGCTCTTACCCGCCCGCACCACCCCGGCGACTGGGCCGAGATCGACTCCCTCGCCGTAGACACCGCCCGGGTGCTGGCGGCCGACGCGGTGCAGAAGGTCGGAAACGGCCATCCGGGCACCGCGATGAGCCTGGCGCCGCTGGCCTACACGCTGTTTCAGCGGGTGATGCGCCATGACCCGGCCGACACCGCATGGCTGGGCCGCGACCGGTTCGTGCTGTCCTGCGGGCACTCCAGCCTGACCCTCTACATCCAGCTGTACCTGGGTGGCTTCGGGCTGGAACTGGCCGACATCGAGGCACTGCGCACCTGGGGGTCCAAGACCCCGGGCCACCCGGAGTTCCGGCACACCAAGGGGGTGGAGATCACCACCGGACCGCTCGGCCAGGGACTGGCCTCAGCGGTCGGGATGGCTATGGCCGCACGCTATGAGCGCGGACTCTTCGACCCCGATGCCGAACCCGGGACGAGTCCGTTCGACCATTTCGTCTACGTGATCGCCTCCGACGGCGACGTCCAGGAAGGCGTCACCAGTGAGGCCTCGTCGCTGGCCGGCGTCCAGCAGCTGGGCAACCTCATCGTGTTCTACGACCACAACAAGATCTCCATCGAAGACGACACCGCGATCGCGTTCTGCGAGGACACCGCGGCCCGGTACCGGTCCTACGGCTGGCACGTTCAGGAGGTCGAGGGCGGCGAGAACGTGACCGGCATCGAGGAGGCGATCGCGGCGGCCAAAGCCGTCACCGACAAGCCGTCGTTCATCTCGCTGCGCACCATCATCGGCTTCCCGTCGCCGGGCAAGATGAACACCGGCACCATCCACGGTTCGGCGCTGGGCGCCGACGAGGTCGCCGCCACCAAGACCGCGCTCGGCTTCGACCCGGACAAGAGCTTCGACGTCCGCGAGGACGTCCTCACCCACACCCGCCAGCTGGTGGGGCGCGGCAAGCAGGCACACGCCGAATGGCAGGAGCAGTTCGAAGCCTGGGCGGCCCGCGAGCCGGAGCGCAAAGCCCTGCTGGACCGGTTGCTCGCCGGGCAGCTGCCCGAGGGCTGGGATGCCGAGCTGCCGTCCTGGGAGCCGGGATCCAAGGCTGTCGCCACCCGCGCCGCATCCGGCAAGGTGCTCAACGCGCTGGGCCCCAAGCTTCCCGAATTGTGGGGCGGATCAGCTGATCTGGCGGGCAGCAACAACACCACCATGGACGGCGTCAAGTCCTTCGGGCCGGCGTCGATCTCCACCGGCGAATACACCGCCGACCCGTACGGCCGCACCCTGCACTTTGGTATCCGTGAGCACGCGATGGGCGCGATCCTGTCCGGGATCGTGCTGCACGGGCCCACCCGGGCCTACGGCGGCACCTTCCTGCAGTTCTCCGACTACATGCGGCCCGCGGTGCGACTGGCCGCGCTGATGGACATCGACCCGATCTACGTCTGGACCCACGACTCGATCGGGCTCGGCGAAGACGGCCCCACCCACCAGCCGATCGAGCACCTGGCGGCGTTGCGCGCCATCCCCCGGCTGTCGGTGGTGCGGCCCGCGGACGCCAACGAGACGGCCTACGCCTGGCGCACCGTGCTGGCGCGCGGCGCCGACAGCGGTCCGGTCGGTTTGATCCTGACCCGGCAGAACGTGCCGATCCTGGAGGGCACCGACGCCGAGGGCGTGGCGCGCGGTGGGTACGTGCTGGGCGGTCTCGACGCCGAAACCGACGAACCCGACGTGCTGCTGATCGCCACCGGCTCGGAGGTGCAGCTGGCCGTCGAGGCGCAGAAGCTGTTGGCGGACAAGGACATCATCGCGCGCGTGGTGTCGATGACGTGTCTGGAATGGTTCGAGTCGCAGCCGGCCGACTACCGCGACGCGGTGCTGCCGCCCTCGGTCTCGGCTCGCGTGGCCGTGGAGGCCGGAATCGCGCAGTGCTGGCACAAGATCGTCGGCGACACCGGCGAGATCGTGTCGATCGAGCACTACGGCGAGTCCGCCGATTACCAGACTCTTTTCCGCGAGTTCGGTCTGACCGCGGAGGCCGTGGTCGCGGCCGCTGAGAGGACCCTGGAAAACTGA
- the zwf gene encoding glucose-6-phosphate dehydrogenase: MAGGGAGRKDPAGWQNPLRDKRDKRLPRIAGPCGVVIFGVTGDLARRKLMPAIYDLANRGLLPPAFALVGFARRDWADEDFAEVVYQAVKQHARTPFRQVVWDHLAAGFRFVTGTFDDDEAFARLAQTLEALDAERGTAGNHAFYLSVPPAAFPLVCEKLHSTGLARPRDGRWSRVVIEKPFGHDLASARELNAVVNSVFPEESVFRIDHYLGKETVQNILALRFANQLFDPIWNAHYVDHVQITMAEDIGLGGRAGYYDGIGAARDVIQNHLLQLLALTAMEEPVSFSPAELQAEKIKVLSAVRLAQPLDETTCRGQYAAGWQGGEHVVGLLDEDGFAHDSRTETFAAITLEVDTRRWAGVPFYLRTGKRLGRRVTEIALVFKRAPHLPFDDTMTDELGTNAVVIRVQPDEGITMRFGSKVPGHLMEVRDVNMDFSYGSTFSEDSPEAYERLILDVLLGEPSLFPVNAEVELSWEILDPVLENWAEDGKPEPYPAGSWGPKGAFEMLRRSGREWRRP, encoded by the coding sequence ATGGCCGGGGGCGGGGCAGGGCGCAAAGACCCCGCGGGGTGGCAGAACCCCCTGCGGGACAAGCGAGACAAACGCCTGCCGCGTATCGCCGGCCCGTGCGGCGTGGTGATTTTCGGCGTCACCGGCGACCTGGCCCGCCGCAAGCTCATGCCGGCCATTTACGACCTGGCCAACCGGGGGCTGCTGCCGCCGGCCTTCGCGCTGGTGGGCTTCGCCCGCCGGGACTGGGCCGACGAGGATTTCGCCGAGGTGGTCTACCAGGCCGTCAAGCAGCACGCCCGCACCCCCTTCCGTCAGGTGGTGTGGGATCACCTGGCAGCGGGATTCCGTTTCGTGACAGGCACGTTCGATGACGACGAGGCATTCGCGCGGCTGGCTCAGACCCTGGAAGCCCTCGATGCCGAACGTGGCACCGCGGGCAATCACGCCTTCTACCTGTCGGTCCCGCCGGCAGCCTTTCCGCTGGTGTGCGAAAAGCTGCACTCCACCGGGCTGGCCCGCCCGCGGGACGGCCGCTGGAGCCGGGTGGTGATCGAGAAGCCGTTCGGTCACGACTTGGCCAGCGCGCGCGAACTCAACGCGGTGGTCAACAGCGTGTTCCCGGAGGAGTCGGTGTTCCGGATCGACCACTACCTGGGCAAGGAGACGGTGCAGAACATCCTGGCGCTGCGCTTCGCCAACCAGCTGTTCGACCCGATCTGGAACGCCCACTACGTCGATCACGTGCAGATCACCATGGCCGAAGACATCGGCCTGGGCGGACGCGCCGGCTACTACGACGGCATCGGCGCGGCCCGCGACGTGATCCAGAACCACCTGCTGCAACTGCTGGCGCTCACGGCGATGGAGGAGCCGGTGAGCTTCTCCCCCGCTGAATTGCAGGCCGAGAAGATCAAGGTGCTCTCGGCCGTGCGGCTGGCGCAGCCGCTGGACGAGACCACGTGCCGCGGCCAGTACGCCGCCGGCTGGCAGGGCGGCGAGCACGTGGTGGGCCTGCTCGACGAAGACGGGTTCGCCCACGATTCACGGACCGAGACCTTTGCGGCGATCACCCTGGAGGTCGACACCCGACGCTGGGCCGGCGTCCCGTTCTACCTGCGGACCGGCAAGCGCCTGGGCCGGCGGGTCACCGAGATCGCGCTGGTGTTCAAGCGTGCGCCGCATCTGCCGTTCGACGACACGATGACTGACGAACTGGGTACCAACGCCGTGGTGATCAGGGTGCAGCCCGACGAGGGAATCACCATGCGGTTCGGTTCCAAGGTCCCCGGCCATCTGATGGAAGTCCGCGACGTCAACATGGACTTCTCCTACGGATCGACGTTCTCCGAAGATTCGCCGGAGGCCTACGAGCGCCTGATCCTGGATGTGTTGCTGGGCGAGCCGTCCCTGTTCCCCGTCAATGCCGAGGTCGAATTATCTTGGGAGATACTCGATCCGGTGCTCGAGAATTGGGCCGAAGACGGCAAGCCCGAACCGTATCCGGCTGGCAGCTGGGGGCCCAAGGGGGCGTTCGAGATGCTCAGGCGTTCCGGCCGGGAATGGCGGCGCCCATGA
- the tal gene encoding transaldolase: MTQNPTLAALSAAGVSVWLDDLSRDRLNSGNLAELVATRSVVGVTTNPTIFQKALEKGHAYDGQLSELAARGADVDAVIRTVTTDDVRNACDVLSAAWKASDGVDGRVSIEVDPRLAHDTDKTVAQAVELWKIVDRPNLFIKIPATRAGLPAITAVLAEGISVNVTLIFSVERHREVMDAYLAGLEAAAAAGHDLATVHSVASFFVSRVDSEIDTRLENIGSAAALTLRGKAGLANARLAYAAYEEVFGGERFAALAARGARVQRPLWASTGVKNPDYPDTLYVTELVAPHTVNTMPEPTLEAVADHGVISGDTVSGTATASQQVFEQLSAVGIDLPDVFEVLESEGVEKFEASWAELLAATAGQLNEAK; the protein is encoded by the coding sequence ATGACTCAGAATCCCACGCTTGCCGCTCTGAGCGCCGCCGGCGTATCGGTGTGGCTCGACGACCTGTCCCGCGACCGGCTGAACTCGGGCAACCTGGCCGAACTGGTCGCCACCCGCAGCGTGGTCGGGGTGACCACCAACCCGACCATCTTCCAGAAGGCGCTGGAGAAAGGGCACGCCTACGACGGGCAACTGTCCGAACTGGCCGCCCGTGGCGCCGACGTGGACGCGGTGATCCGCACCGTCACCACCGACGACGTCCGCAACGCCTGCGATGTGCTGTCCGCGGCATGGAAGGCCTCCGACGGCGTGGACGGGCGGGTCTCGATCGAGGTCGATCCCCGGCTGGCCCATGACACCGACAAGACCGTCGCCCAGGCGGTCGAGCTGTGGAAGATCGTCGACCGCCCCAACCTGTTCATCAAGATTCCCGCCACCCGGGCGGGGCTGCCGGCCATCACCGCAGTGCTCGCCGAGGGGATCTCGGTCAATGTCACCCTGATCTTCTCGGTCGAGCGACACCGCGAAGTGATGGACGCCTACCTCGCCGGTCTGGAGGCCGCCGCGGCTGCCGGGCACGACCTGGCCACCGTGCACTCCGTGGCGTCGTTCTTCGTGTCGCGGGTGGACTCCGAGATCGACACCCGGTTGGAGAACATCGGTTCGGCTGCGGCGCTGACACTGCGCGGCAAGGCGGGCCTGGCCAACGCGCGGCTGGCCTACGCCGCCTACGAAGAGGTGTTCGGCGGCGAGCGTTTCGCCGCGCTGGCGGCCCGGGGCGCACGCGTCCAGCGGCCTCTGTGGGCCTCGACCGGGGTCAAGAACCCGGACTACCCGGACACCCTCTACGTCACCGAGCTGGTTGCGCCCCACACCGTCAACACCATGCCGGAACCGACGCTGGAGGCGGTGGCCGACCACGGCGTGATCTCCGGCGACACCGTCTCCGGAACTGCGACGGCCTCCCAGCAGGTCTTCGAGCAGCTCTCGGCGGTGGGCATCGACCTGCCCGACGTTTTCGAGGTGCTGGAGTCCGAGGGCGTCGAGAAGTTCGAGGCGTCCTGGGCCGAACTGTTGGCCGCCACCGCAGGGCAGCTGAACGAGGCCAAGTGA
- the opcA gene encoding glucose-6-phosphate dehydrogenase assembly protein OpcA, translating into MIVELPDTSTNAINKRLDELREQVGAATTGRVLTLIIALGNDALLDESIAAAYIASQEHPSRVIVVITGEADSGSARLDAELRMLGEAGGGEVVVLRLYGPLAGHADAVVTPFLLPDIPVVAWWPDVAPAAPAADPLGALALRRITDATNASDPRAAIRSRRDGYTAGDTDLSWSRITYWRALLASALDQPPYEPIRSAVVSGLATEPALDILAGWLASRIDGPVRRVVGALRIELMRDSEIVSLSRPQEGVIATLSRTGRPEALVPLPRRVTAECLAEDLRRLDPDGVYGAALTGLEEVEYL; encoded by the coding sequence ATGATTGTCGAGCTGCCAGACACCTCGACCAACGCCATCAACAAAAGGCTCGACGAGCTGCGCGAGCAGGTCGGCGCGGCTACCACGGGCCGGGTCCTGACCCTGATCATCGCCCTGGGCAACGACGCGCTGCTCGACGAGTCCATCGCCGCGGCCTACATCGCCAGCCAGGAGCACCCCAGCCGGGTGATCGTGGTGATCACCGGAGAAGCCGACTCCGGCTCGGCTCGCCTGGACGCCGAGCTGCGGATGCTCGGTGAGGCCGGCGGCGGCGAGGTGGTGGTGCTGAGGCTGTACGGCCCGCTGGCCGGACACGCCGACGCCGTCGTCACGCCGTTCCTGCTCCCCGACATCCCGGTGGTCGCGTGGTGGCCCGACGTCGCCCCGGCGGCACCGGCCGCCGATCCGCTGGGCGCCTTGGCGTTGCGGCGGATCACCGACGCCACCAACGCCTCCGACCCCCGGGCCGCGATCCGAAGCCGCCGAGACGGCTACACCGCCGGAGACACCGACCTGTCGTGGAGCCGGATCACCTATTGGCGCGCGCTACTTGCCTCGGCCCTGGATCAGCCGCCGTACGAGCCGATCCGCTCGGCGGTGGTCTCCGGACTGGCGACCGAACCGGCCCTGGACATCCTGGCCGGCTGGTTGGCCAGTCGCATCGACGGGCCGGTACGACGTGTCGTCGGCGCTTTGCGGATCGAGTTGATGCGTGACAGCGAGATCGTGTCGCTGAGCCGTCCGCAAGAGGGCGTGATCGCGACCTTGAGCCGCACCGGCAGGCCCGAGGCCCTGGTCCCGCTGCCGCGCCGGGTGACCGCGGAATGCCTCGCCGAGGATCTGCGCCGGTTGGACCCCGACGGTGTTTACGGAGCCGCCCTGACGGGCCTTGAGGAAGTGGAGTACCTGTGA
- a CDS encoding ATPase, with amino-acid sequence MSAMADRTPGNGTERKRLKTLAQAALNADVTVGQLEDVLGGLGGTMNELNSSLASLNATIERLGSGLDHLESTMASLDDLARRLVTLIEPVEAIVNRIDYLVAVGETAMSPLSMTENALRGMLNAMRNRMR; translated from the coding sequence ATGAGCGCTATGGCAGACAGAACCCCGGGAAACGGCACCGAACGCAAGCGGCTCAAGACCTTGGCTCAGGCGGCGCTGAACGCCGATGTGACCGTCGGCCAGCTTGAAGATGTGCTCGGTGGACTGGGCGGCACCATGAACGAGCTCAACAGTTCCCTGGCCAGTCTCAACGCCACGATCGAACGCCTGGGCAGCGGCCTGGACCATCTTGAGTCGACTATGGCCAGCCTGGATGACCTGGCCCGCCGGCTGGTCACCCTGATCGAGCCGGTGGAAGCCATCGTCAACCGGATCGACTACCTGGTAGCCGTCGGCGAGACCGCCATGTCACCGCTGTCGATGACGGAGAATGCGCTGCGCGGGATGCTCAACGCCATGCGCAACCGGATGCGCTGA
- a CDS encoding heme o synthase produces the protein MSIRERAQPRRIRAMRNTLLAYLSLTKPRIIELLLVTTIPAMLLADRGAVNPLLIFNTLIGGMLAAASANALNCVVDADIDKVMKRTALRPLARDAVPTRSALVFSLALGAGSFVWLWSTTNLISGLLAMATIAFYVLVYSMMLKRRTSQNVVWGGAAGCMPVVIGWSAVTGTIGWQALVMFLVIFFWTPPHTWALAMRYKEDYAAAGVPMLPVVASEHVVTHRIVVYTWATVLATLALVPAAGWLYAAVAVLAGTWFLVMAHQLYAGVRRGEPVKPLRLFLQSNNYLALVFCALAVDSAIGLPTLF, from the coding sequence GTGAGTATTCGGGAGCGCGCTCAGCCGCGCCGAATACGCGCCATGCGCAACACGTTGTTGGCGTATCTGTCCCTGACCAAGCCGCGGATCATCGAGTTGCTGCTGGTCACGACTATTCCGGCGATGCTGCTGGCGGACCGCGGCGCGGTCAATCCGCTGCTGATCTTCAACACGCTGATCGGCGGGATGCTGGCCGCCGCCAGTGCCAATGCGCTGAACTGCGTCGTCGACGCCGACATCGACAAGGTGATGAAGCGCACGGCGCTCCGCCCGCTGGCTCGCGACGCCGTGCCCACCCGTAGCGCTCTGGTGTTCAGCCTGGCGCTCGGTGCCGGCTCGTTCGTGTGGCTGTGGTCTACCACGAACTTGATCTCAGGTCTGCTGGCGATGGCCACCATCGCGTTCTACGTGCTGGTCTACTCGATGATGCTCAAGCGGCGTACCTCGCAGAACGTGGTGTGGGGCGGAGCGGCCGGCTGCATGCCCGTGGTGATCGGCTGGTCGGCGGTCACCGGCACCATCGGCTGGCAGGCACTGGTGATGTTCCTGGTGATCTTCTTCTGGACGCCGCCGCACACCTGGGCGCTGGCGATGCGCTACAAGGAGGACTACGCGGCGGCGGGGGTGCCCATGCTGCCGGTGGTCGCCAGCGAGCACGTGGTCACCCACCGGATCGTGGTCTACACCTGGGCGACCGTGCTGGCGACGTTGGCACTGGTGCCCGCCGCCGGATGGCTCTACGCGGCGGTCGCGGTGCTGGCGGGGACCTGGTTCCTGGTGATGGCTCACCAGCTCTATGCGGGCGTGCGCCGGGGTGAACCGGTGAAGCCGCTGCGGCTGTTCCTGCAGTCGAACAATTACCTGGCGCTGGTCTTCTGCGCACTGGCGGTGGACTCCGCCATCGGTCTGCCCACCCTGTTCTAG
- a CDS encoding PPE domain-containing protein, translating into MLGPAWMASPPEVHSTLLSAGPGPGPLLAAAGAWSSLSALYTATAEDLTALLAAVSAGLWRGAAAEQYQAAHQPYLVWLYRAGADGARMAAAHQEVAAAYTAALAAMPTPAELAANHATHAVLVATNFFGINTIPIAANEADYFRMWVQAATTMATYQVASEASMAATHTVTPAAPIQRPAAASSVWPSQPITENPLQGLLDFLEPLLKSLGIESGRPGLDPISNAVTTAVADFLQNFGINWDPAAGAINGLDYELYADATQPIWYLARTLELYQDFLMITQDPTQIIPALQYFVALVLFDWPTHIAQLLQAVSQPAAMAAAAGAMVAPVGGLSGLAGLAQPVAVPGAAAAAAGPVSPAAGPPMVTAGAPAVAAALPPGGAPPAGTSAPAAPAPAAATPPAAPPAGLPLYPYLIGGGPRIDYGSGIGAHAKAAEGAQKKRPTSETSPAVAAAQARTRRQRRRVTRPGHGNEAMDLTVGVTPDWEPAPVSGRGAGELGRAGAAGTGQPPPTGLTHLAAAELDDGPRLPLLPETWDGS; encoded by the coding sequence ATGTTGGGCCCGGCGTGGATGGCGTCTCCTCCCGAGGTGCACTCGACGCTGCTCAGCGCGGGTCCCGGGCCCGGTCCGCTGCTCGCCGCCGCGGGCGCGTGGTCGTCGTTGAGTGCGCTCTACACGGCGACCGCCGAGGACCTGACCGCACTACTTGCAGCGGTGTCCGCGGGGCTGTGGCGCGGCGCCGCCGCTGAGCAGTACCAGGCGGCCCACCAGCCCTATCTTGTGTGGCTGTACCGCGCCGGCGCGGACGGCGCCCGGATGGCGGCCGCCCACCAGGAGGTGGCAGCGGCCTACACCGCCGCGCTGGCGGCGATGCCCACGCCGGCCGAGTTGGCGGCCAACCACGCCACCCATGCGGTGCTGGTGGCCACGAATTTCTTCGGGATCAACACCATTCCCATCGCCGCCAACGAGGCCGACTACTTCCGCATGTGGGTGCAGGCCGCCACCACCATGGCGACCTATCAGGTGGCTTCTGAGGCCTCGATGGCAGCGACCCACACCGTCACCCCGGCGGCCCCGATCCAGCGGCCGGCGGCGGCCTCGTCGGTGTGGCCGTCACAGCCGATCACCGAGAATCCGCTGCAGGGACTACTCGATTTCCTCGAGCCGCTGCTGAAGAGCCTGGGAATAGAGTCCGGCAGGCCAGGGCTCGATCCCATCTCCAATGCCGTGACGACCGCCGTGGCGGATTTCCTGCAGAACTTCGGGATCAATTGGGACCCAGCCGCCGGAGCGATCAACGGCCTGGACTACGAGCTCTACGCCGATGCCACCCAACCGATCTGGTACCTCGCGCGAACGCTGGAGCTGTACCAGGACTTCCTGATGATCACCCAGGACCCGACTCAGATCATCCCGGCGCTGCAGTATTTCGTGGCCCTGGTGTTGTTCGACTGGCCGACCCATATCGCTCAGCTGCTGCAGGCGGTAAGCCAGCCGGCGGCGATGGCCGCCGCGGCGGGTGCGATGGTGGCACCTGTCGGCGGCCTGTCCGGCCTGGCCGGGTTGGCGCAGCCGGTTGCCGTACCGGGTGCTGCTGCTGCTGCGGCCGGTCCGGTGAGCCCGGCGGCCGGCCCCCCGATGGTGACCGCCGGTGCCCCGGCGGTGGCGGCCGCACTGCCACCGGGAGGGGCGCCGCCCGCCGGGACTTCGGCCCCTGCGGCTCCGGCGCCCGCGGCGGCAACGCCGCCGGCCGCCCCGCCGGCGGGCCTCCCGCTGTACCCCTACCTGATCGGAGGCGGACCCCGCATCGACTACGGCTCGGGCATCGGAGCGCACGCCAAGGCGGCGGAGGGCGCCCAGAAAAAGCGCCCGACTTCAGAGACCAGCCCGGCCGTCGCAGCCGCGCAGGCGCGGACCAGGCGCCAGCGGCGACGCGTGACCCGCCCCGGCCACGGAAATGAAGCCATGGACCTGACGGTCGGGGTGACCCCGGACTGGGAGCCGGCCCCGGTGTCGGGTCGCGGCGCCGGCGAACTGGGCCGCGCCGGGGCCGCGGGCACCGGCCAGCCCCCGCCCACCGGTCTGACCCACCTGGCCGCAGCCGAGTTGGACGACGGCCCGCGGCTGCCCTTGCTGCCCGAGACCTGGGACGGCTCCTAG
- a CDS encoding TetR/AcrR family transcriptional regulator, whose product MTVAANHRERAAHLGPERRRPLVLDAALAIAAASGTTAVTIGAVAERLGVTRPVVYSCFPDRVALIKALVERERNTMVARLLDALHTARGDDPEAAFITGYQHLLHMVDEHPDTWRLIFAVSPDPSVADVVAEARQAVAASATRWIAPALRTWWQTADLDRKLPVLIELFMSAGEAASRSLLDGQSDWTADDLGIFYGRIMCSAFRAA is encoded by the coding sequence GTGACTGTCGCGGCCAACCACCGGGAGCGCGCCGCGCATCTGGGCCCGGAACGCCGCCGGCCCCTGGTACTGGATGCAGCGCTGGCCATCGCGGCCGCCTCTGGTACCACCGCGGTGACCATCGGCGCCGTCGCCGAGCGCCTGGGCGTCACCCGCCCGGTGGTGTATTCCTGCTTCCCAGACCGGGTCGCCCTGATCAAGGCGCTGGTCGAGCGCGAGCGCAACACCATGGTGGCCCGACTGCTCGACGCACTGCACACCGCCCGGGGCGATGATCCCGAGGCTGCCTTCATCACCGGCTACCAGCACCTGTTGCACATGGTCGACGAGCATCCCGACACCTGGCGGCTGATCTTCGCGGTCAGCCCAGATCCCTCGGTGGCCGACGTGGTCGCAGAGGCGCGCCAGGCCGTCGCGGCCAGCGCCACCCGCTGGATCGCGCCGGCGCTGCGCACGTGGTGGCAGACCGCCGACCTCGATCGCAAGCTGCCCGTTCTCATCGAACTGTTCATGTCGGCCGGTGAGGCCGCGTCGCGCTCCTTGTTGGACGGCCAAAGCGACTGGACCGCCGACGATCTCGGCATCTTTTACGGACGAATCATGTGCAGCGCATTCCGCGCGGCATGA
- the pgl gene encoding 6-phosphogluconolactonase, giving the protein MIVATYPDADALVAAAGDRLADAVEAAIAARGRALVVLTGGGNGIALLRRLGEHAARIDWARVHLFFGDDRFVAAHDADRNDKQAREALLGRIEIPAENVHAMPASDGAYGDDLEAAAQAYQEVLAAQADAGQPAPEFDVHLLGMGAEGHVNSLFPDTAAVRETTRMVVGVSDSPKPPPRRITLTLPAIRRSREVWLVVAGESKAEAVAAAMGGADPVEIPAAGAIGREQTVWLLDEAAASLLSGQPS; this is encoded by the coding sequence GTGATCGTTGCGACCTACCCCGACGCCGATGCGCTGGTCGCCGCCGCCGGCGACCGCCTGGCCGACGCGGTGGAGGCGGCCATCGCCGCCCGGGGCCGGGCACTGGTCGTGCTGACCGGCGGCGGCAACGGCATCGCGCTGCTGCGCCGCCTGGGCGAGCATGCCGCACGGATCGACTGGGCACGCGTGCACCTGTTCTTCGGTGACGATCGCTTCGTTGCGGCGCACGACGCCGATCGCAACGACAAGCAGGCGCGCGAGGCGCTGTTGGGCCGGATCGAGATCCCGGCGGAGAACGTGCACGCGATGCCGGCCAGCGACGGCGCGTACGGCGACGACCTCGAGGCCGCCGCGCAGGCCTACCAGGAGGTGCTGGCGGCCCAGGCCGATGCGGGCCAACCCGCGCCGGAGTTCGACGTGCACCTGCTGGGTATGGGTGCTGAGGGCCACGTCAACTCGCTGTTCCCCGACACCGCTGCCGTCCGGGAGACCACGCGCATGGTGGTGGGGGTGAGCGATTCGCCCAAGCCGCCGCCGCGCCGAATCACGCTGACCCTGCCGGCGATCCGGCGCTCGCGGGAGGTGTGGTTGGTGGTTGCCGGGGAGTCCAAGGCCGAGGCGGTGGCGGCCGCGATGGGCGGCGCGGACCCGGTGGAGATTCCCGCCGCCGGTGCGATCGGCCGTGAGCAGACGGTGTGGCTGCTCGACGAGGCGGCCGCTTCGCTGCTGTCCGGGCAGCCTTCCTAG